Proteins from one Athalia rosae chromosome 8, iyAthRosa1.1, whole genome shotgun sequence genomic window:
- the LOC105686153 gene encoding uncharacterized protein LOC105686153 isoform X1, translating to MGDHLDDVFCRIVRDITDDIKKYPKPDQKTIVGWLQQVGKEVQTDSERRARNEYGRYLRYIVQSGEPLPGELKDSLCTPDLSTAKIKPAKSVCPRKDVIAQLQPGTDLRGIAQICEDVRNGEITTAAEFVYAIAPYVADRGTLFREVLDRDLSFFRQIVDETVDQRVQDEADVMMHTQNDIKQKFHSLTDAMVHRTMKIRQRLLEISPKFDWAKHGKNKAKVTKLLRSEQKRKGSHADPNIMDKLLHQVFMRGQWLKKELARLQEENANLKMFLGKFRILAAERKEQESHVPRMLCKEKNALEHELECLQEEYGKNLEIVNALYIEHHRCVKPEPSQTSISDWCE from the exons ATGGGAGATCATCTGGACGACGTGTTTTGTAGAATCGTAAGAGACATTACCGATGACATAAAAAAGTACCCAAAACCAG ACCAGAAAACGATAGTGGGATGGTTGCAGCAAGTCGGCAAAGAGGTACAAACGGATTCCGAAAGAAGAGCGAGGAATGAATACGGTCGTTATTTACGCTACATCGTACAATCGGGAGAACCGTTGCCAGGGGAATTGAAAGATTCTCTTTGCACGCCAGATCTTTCTACCGCCAAAATAAAGCCTGCT aaatctGTTTGCCCCAGAAAAGATGTCATAGCGCAACTTCAGCCCGGC ACAGACCTGCGGGGAATAGCGCAGATTTGCGAGGACGTCCGTAACGGAGAGATAACAACCGCCGCGGAATTCGTTTACGCTATCGCGCCTTACGTCGCCGATCGTGGGACCCTTTTTCGTGAAGTTCTGGACCGAGATCTTAGTTTTTTTCGACAGATCGTTGACGAAACCGTCGATCAAAGG GTCCAAGACGAGGCTGACGTAATGATGCACACTCAAAacgatataaaacaaaaattccatTCATTGACCGACGCCATGGTGCACAGAActatgaaaatcaggcaacgGCTGTTGGAAATTTCTCCAAAGTTCGATTGGGCTaaacatggaaaaaataaGGCGAAAGTGACGAAACTTTTGAGATCC GAACAAAAGCGGAAGGGCAGTCACGCCGATCCGAATATCATGGACAAGCTGCTGCACCAAGTATTCATGCGCGGTCAGTGGCTGAAAAAGGAGCTGGCTCGTCTCCAGGAAGAGAATGCTAATCTGAAAATGTTCCTTGGAAAGTTCCGCATACTGGCTGCCGAAAGAAAGGAACAGGAGAGTCACGTGCCCCGCATGCTTTGCAAAGAAAAGAACGCACTCGAACACGAACTCGAGTGTCTGCAAGAAGAGTACgggaaaaatcttgaaatcgTTAACGCTCTCTACATAGAGCACCATAGATGCGTTAAACCCGAGCCTAGTCAGACGTCGATTAGCGATTGGTGTGAGTAG
- the LOC105686153 gene encoding uncharacterized protein LOC105686153 isoform X2, giving the protein MGDHLDDVFCRIVRDITDDIKKYPKPDQKTIVGWLQQVGKEVQTDSERRARNEYGRYLRYIVQSGEPLPGELKDSLCTPDLSTAKIKPAKSVCPRKDVIAQLQPGTDLRGIAQICEDVRNGEITTAAEFVYAIAPYVADRGTLFREVLDRDLSFFRQIVDETVDQRVQDEADVMMHTQNDIKQKFHSLTDAMVHRTMKIRQRLLEISPKFDWAKHGKNKAKVTKLLRSEQKRKGSHADPNIMDKLLHQVFMRGQWLKKELARLQEENANLKMFLGKFRILAAERKEQESHVPRMLCKEKNALEHELECLQEEIRA; this is encoded by the exons ATGGGAGATCATCTGGACGACGTGTTTTGTAGAATCGTAAGAGACATTACCGATGACATAAAAAAGTACCCAAAACCAG ACCAGAAAACGATAGTGGGATGGTTGCAGCAAGTCGGCAAAGAGGTACAAACGGATTCCGAAAGAAGAGCGAGGAATGAATACGGTCGTTATTTACGCTACATCGTACAATCGGGAGAACCGTTGCCAGGGGAATTGAAAGATTCTCTTTGCACGCCAGATCTTTCTACCGCCAAAATAAAGCCTGCT aaatctGTTTGCCCCAGAAAAGATGTCATAGCGCAACTTCAGCCCGGC ACAGACCTGCGGGGAATAGCGCAGATTTGCGAGGACGTCCGTAACGGAGAGATAACAACCGCCGCGGAATTCGTTTACGCTATCGCGCCTTACGTCGCCGATCGTGGGACCCTTTTTCGTGAAGTTCTGGACCGAGATCTTAGTTTTTTTCGACAGATCGTTGACGAAACCGTCGATCAAAGG GTCCAAGACGAGGCTGACGTAATGATGCACACTCAAAacgatataaaacaaaaattccatTCATTGACCGACGCCATGGTGCACAGAActatgaaaatcaggcaacgGCTGTTGGAAATTTCTCCAAAGTTCGATTGGGCTaaacatggaaaaaataaGGCGAAAGTGACGAAACTTTTGAGATCC GAACAAAAGCGGAAGGGCAGTCACGCCGATCCGAATATCATGGACAAGCTGCTGCACCAAGTATTCATGCGCGGTCAGTGGCTGAAAAAGGAGCTGGCTCGTCTCCAGGAAGAGAATGCTAATCTGAAAATGTTCCTTGGAAAGTTCCGCATACTGGCTGCCGAAAGAAAGGAACAGGAGAGTCACGTGCCCCGCATGCTTTGCAAAGAAAAGAACGCACTCGAACACGAACTCGAGTGTCTGCAAGAAGA GATACGAGCGTGA
- the LOC105686622 gene encoding cytosolic endo-beta-N-acetylglucosaminidase has product MSSTVEKGADIDEALTSKPFKTLKELYDGVDNLPEWPKIQELRKSTDYVYSGKNINNVKLPLEKFPRNEKPKTLVCHDMKGGYLDDRFVNGSKAHDSYVFYHWSVIDTFIYFSHYFVTVPPHGWINAAHIHGVKILGTIITEWTDGAKIWDEIFKSEDEVKKFADALIAVAKFYKFDGYLLNVENKIDKKDVDKLIFFVKYLTDNIHKELEDSEIIWYDSVTCTGSLTWQNQLNDSNKCFFNVCDGIFLNYNWSDKSLKESCEKAISENRNVRDIYVGLDVWGRGCPGGGGFNSDYALRKIREHDMSVAIFAPGWTHEHFGPKTFVDTENVFWAQLVPYLYIHVPLFNGEIFQTSFCHGAGLNQYNQGRPKCEDYTAEDWFNKDTPFFNLSAQCHQLSVPAPELEFFKEPEAITSSCNIDSNLLNKNETTVEKVEPEKKLAKFETKRNIVRVEGSTICFDVKDNICNINYFQSCTQCSYNGGRCLELITQNCELYHRLFLIEATFPHEIQVSLVYRIDIRIPELTEPLLVIGNDENLKLVKKYKTEELHFPWKRNIYLTGFKGITQIGVAASQKGITTLGEIIIEQKQPGYRDLEEFTALISDINC; this is encoded by the exons ATGTCGTCGACGGTTGAAAAAGGTGCGGACATCGACGAGGCGCTAACCTCCAAGCCGTTTAAAACGTTGAAAGAACTCTACGACGGCGTAGATAATCTACCCGAATGGCCGAAGATACaagaattgagaaaatcaACCGACTATGTTTACTcgggaaaaaatatcaacaacGTCAAGCTACCgctggaaaaatttccgagaaATGAGAAGCCGAAAACGCTCGTATGTCACGACATGAAAGGCGGTTATCTGGATGACAG ATTTGTCAACGGAAGCAAAGCTCACGATTCGTATGTCTTCTACCACTGGAGTGTGAtcgatacatttatatacttcAGTCATTACTTTGTAACCGTACCACCCCATGGCTGGATTAACGCTGCACATATTCACGGTGTTAAAATCTTGGGCACAATTATAACGGAGTGGACAGATGGAGCCAAAATTTgggatgaaatattcaaatccgAAGATGAAGTGAAGAAATTTGCAGACGCCTTGATAGCGGTAGccaaattttacaaatttgaCGGATACCTATTGAATGTGGAGAATAAGATCGATAAAAAGGACGTGGACAAGCtgatattttttgtcaaatatcTGACAGACAATATACACAAGGAGTTGGAGGACTCAGAAATCATTTGGTACGACAGCGTAACCTGCACCGGAAGTCTAACATGGCAGAATCAATTGAATGACTCAAACAA ATGCTTCTTTAACGTATGTGATGGGATATTTCTGAACTACAACTGGTCTGATAAAAGCCTAAAAGAAAGCTGTGAAAAAGCGATCAGCGAGAACCGTAATGTCAGAGATATCTACGTGGGTCTAGATGTGTGGGGTCGAGGGTGTCCAGGGGGCGGTGGTTTCAACTCAGACTAT GCCCTACGAAAAATCAGAGAGCACGATATGTCCGTTGCTATATTTGCTCCAGGTTGGACTCACGAACATTTTGGTCCGAAAACATTTGTGGATACCGAAAATGTTTTCTGGGCCCAACTGGTTCCCTATCTCTACATCCACGTACCTTTGTTCAACGGGGAAATATTCCAAACATCTTTCTGTCATGGCGCCGGATTAAATCAGTACAATCAGGGTCGG CCCAAGTGCGAGGATTATACCGCAGAAGATTGGTTCAATAAAGACACACCGTTCTTCAACTTGAGTGCACAGTGTCATCAACTATCTGTGCCAGCACCTGAGTTAGAGTTTTTCAAAGAGCCGGAAGCAATTACAAGCTCGTGTAATATAGATTCAAATTTActcaacaaaaatgaaaccaCGGTGGAAAAAGTTGAACCGGAAAAAAAGCTTgctaaatttgaaacaaaaagaaacatcGTAAGAGTGGAAGGCAGTACCATATGCTTTGATGTCAAAGATAATATCTGCAATATAAATTACTTCCAATCTTGCACCCAATGTTCATATAATGGTGGGAGATGTTTGGAATTGATAACGCAAAACTGTGAACTCTATCATAG GCTTTTCTTGATCGAAGCTACTTTTCCTCATGAGATTCAAGTGAGCCTGGTGTATCGCATTGACATTCGCATCCCGGAGCTAACAGAGCCATTGTTGGTCATCGGGAATGATGAGAATTTGAAACTGGTCAAGAAGTACAAAACCGAGGAATTGCACTTTCCATGGAAGCGGAA CATATATCTGACGGGCTTCAAGGGCATCACCCAGATCGGTGTAGCGGCATCCCAAAAGGGGATAACTACTCTGGGGGAAATCATCATAGAGCAGAAGCAACCTG GCTACCGTGATTTGGAGGAATTTACAGCGTTGATATCCGACATTAActgttaa
- the LOC105686624 gene encoding uncharacterized protein LOC105686624 isoform X2 codes for MIREMLLPPLLCTAETRYLDDDDDDDDDDDDDLVSSLEIATSDACSHCLCVAGEVYCWWQDCLLHSEPEEFDNFEGNLRSSSSSSSSESPSLGYPSANNSSYGNDDNGTLLQATEGLEGLQILDEDGYIDVNSTYQDLVVQSTPPATCVVMGIEYKEGEALPHSTGNCVQCGCGASGRVECSPQDCVPLLQPPSGGGLDLSRGMDEIF; via the exons atgATTCGGGAGATGCTGTTACCACCGCTCCTTTGCACAGCCGAGACTCGAtacctcgacgacgacgacgacgacgacgacgacgacgacgacgatctcgTCTCGAGTCTCGAG ATAGCGACGAGCGACGCCTGTTCCCATTGCCTCTGCGTGGCGGGTGAAGTTTACTGCTGGTGGCAGGACTGTCTTCTCCACTCCGAGCCGGAGGAGTTTGATAACTTTGAGGGAAACTtgaggagcagcagcagcagcagcagcagcgagtCGCCTTCCTTGGGGTATCCGTCAGCGAATAATTCGTCATACGGAAATGACGATAACGGCACACTGCTACAGGCCACCGAGGGGTTGGAGGGCCTCCAGATACTCGACGAAGACGGTTACATCGACGTTAATTCAACTTACCAGGATTTAGTCGTCCAGAGCACGCCGCCCGCGACGTGCGTCGTTATGG GAATCGAGTACAAGGAGGGCGAAGCGCTGCCGCACTCGACTGGAAATTGCGTGCAATGCGGTTGCGGAGCATCGGGTCGGGTCGAGTGTTCCCCTCAGGACTGCGTTCCGCTGTTACAGCCTCCCTCGGGAGGAGGTCTGGACCTGTCCCGAGGAATGGACGAAATTTTCTAA
- the LOC105686624 gene encoding uncharacterized protein LOC105686624 isoform X1 translates to MKTFLMITLAAFVRSGCQGAPASVTDAVLLGEIDIMTDAEEVEISTEEPETPKKCKFGGTTYAHGQTIATSDACSHCLCVAGEVYCWWQDCLLHSEPEEFDNFEGNLRSSSSSSSSESPSLGYPSANNSSYGNDDNGTLLQATEGLEGLQILDEDGYIDVNSTYQDLVVQSTPPATCVVMGIEYKEGEALPHSTGNCVQCGCGASGRVECSPQDCVPLLQPPSGGGLDLSRGMDEIF, encoded by the exons CTCCGGCCAGCGTGACGGACGCGGTGCTGCTCGGCGAAATCGACATCATGACCGACGCGGAGGAGGTTGAAATTTCCACCGAGGAACCCGAGACgccgaaaaaatgtaaattcgGAGGAACGACCTACGCCCACGGTCAAACG ATAGCGACGAGCGACGCCTGTTCCCATTGCCTCTGCGTGGCGGGTGAAGTTTACTGCTGGTGGCAGGACTGTCTTCTCCACTCCGAGCCGGAGGAGTTTGATAACTTTGAGGGAAACTtgaggagcagcagcagcagcagcagcagcgagtCGCCTTCCTTGGGGTATCCGTCAGCGAATAATTCGTCATACGGAAATGACGATAACGGCACACTGCTACAGGCCACCGAGGGGTTGGAGGGCCTCCAGATACTCGACGAAGACGGTTACATCGACGTTAATTCAACTTACCAGGATTTAGTCGTCCAGAGCACGCCGCCCGCGACGTGCGTCGTTATGG GAATCGAGTACAAGGAGGGCGAAGCGCTGCCGCACTCGACTGGAAATTGCGTGCAATGCGGTTGCGGAGCATCGGGTCGGGTCGAGTGTTCCCCTCAGGACTGCGTTCCGCTGTTACAGCCTCCCTCGGGAGGAGGTCTGGACCTGTCCCGAGGAATGGACGAAATTTTCTAA
- the LOC105686624 gene encoding uncharacterized protein LOC105686624 isoform X3 encodes MTDAEEVEISTEEPETPKKCKFGGTTYAHGQTIATSDACSHCLCVAGEVYCWWQDCLLHSEPEEFDNFEGNLRSSSSSSSSESPSLGYPSANNSSYGNDDNGTLLQATEGLEGLQILDEDGYIDVNSTYQDLVVQSTPPATCVVMGIEYKEGEALPHSTGNCVQCGCGASGRVECSPQDCVPLLQPPSGGGLDLSRGMDEIF; translated from the exons ATGACCGACGCGGAGGAGGTTGAAATTTCCACCGAGGAACCCGAGACgccgaaaaaatgtaaattcgGAGGAACGACCTACGCCCACGGTCAAACG ATAGCGACGAGCGACGCCTGTTCCCATTGCCTCTGCGTGGCGGGTGAAGTTTACTGCTGGTGGCAGGACTGTCTTCTCCACTCCGAGCCGGAGGAGTTTGATAACTTTGAGGGAAACTtgaggagcagcagcagcagcagcagcagcgagtCGCCTTCCTTGGGGTATCCGTCAGCGAATAATTCGTCATACGGAAATGACGATAACGGCACACTGCTACAGGCCACCGAGGGGTTGGAGGGCCTCCAGATACTCGACGAAGACGGTTACATCGACGTTAATTCAACTTACCAGGATTTAGTCGTCCAGAGCACGCCGCCCGCGACGTGCGTCGTTATGG GAATCGAGTACAAGGAGGGCGAAGCGCTGCCGCACTCGACTGGAAATTGCGTGCAATGCGGTTGCGGAGCATCGGGTCGGGTCGAGTGTTCCCCTCAGGACTGCGTTCCGCTGTTACAGCCTCCCTCGGGAGGAGGTCTGGACCTGTCCCGAGGAATGGACGAAATTTTCTAA